The following are encoded together in the Triticum dicoccoides isolate Atlit2015 ecotype Zavitan chromosome 6B, WEW_v2.0, whole genome shotgun sequence genome:
- the LOC119320347 gene encoding omega-hydroxypalmitate O-feruloyl transferase-like, which produces MLHCDNQGAELVLAEAGVALASLDYGQLGASLAEVGVPVKYDAGVALSVQLVSFACGGFAVAWASNHVLIDGYSLCMIATAWSELARSGAISAAPNHDRSVFRPRATPSYSPSFGEQFTPLEGAHLVNALTTQCSFVGRTYYVEARDLETLRAQASQDGVVATRLEALSAYLWKAFAAVVGASDESCRMGWWVNGRRRLAAPRYKAAMRDYVGNVTTFAVAEAGVEDTRRRSLQDIASTVRETIWSTATDEHYQQLVDWVEEHRATKYVETATVGLGSPVLAVTSFATFSLDTDFGFGRAALTMPTGEDCGRLCCGYVQIIARPEGDGWLVDMYVWPRLAAALDSDVRRIFKPLTADYLGLGQYSRL; this is translated from the coding sequence ATGCTGCACTGCGATAACCAGGGCGCGGAGCTCGTCCTCGCCGAGGCCGGCGTGGCCCTGGCGAGCCTGGACTACGGCCAACTGGGCGCGTCGCTGGCCGAGGTCGGCGTCCCCGTCAAGTACGACGCCGGCGTCGCGCTCTCGGTGCAGCTGGTGTCGTTCGCCTGCGGCGGGTTCGCCGTGGCGTGGGCCAGCAACCACGTGCTCATCGACGGGTACTCGCTGTGCATGATCGCCACCGCGTGGTCCGAGCTTGCGCGCTCCGGGGCGATCTCCGCCGCCCCGAACCACGACCGCTCCGTGTTCCGCCCACGCGCCACGCCGTCCTACAGCCCCTCGTTCGGCGAGCAGTTCACGCCGCTGGAGGGCGCGCACCTCGTCAACGCCCTGACCACCCAGTGCTCCTTCGTCGGGCGCACGTACTACGTCGAGGCGCGAGACCTCGAGACGCTGCGCGCTCAGGCGAGCCAGGACGGTGTGGTGGCCACCCGCCTCGAGGCGCTGTCCGCGTACCTGTGGAAGGCCTTCGCAGCCGTCGTGGGCGCGTCCGACGAGAGCTGCCGCATGGGCTGGTGGGTGAACGGGCGGCGCCGTCTCGCCGCGCCGAGGTACAAGGCGGCGATGCGCGACTACGTCGGCAACGTCACCACCTTCGCGGTGGCCGAGGCAGGCGTGGAGGACACCCGCCGGCGGTCGCTCCAAGACATCGCGTCGACGGTGCGCGAGACGATCTGGTCCACGGCCACGgacgagcactaccagcagctggtGGACTGGGTGGAGGAGCACAGGGCTACCAAGTACGTCGAGACGGCCACCGTCGGGCTGGGTAGCCCCGTGCTAGCCGTGACGTCGTTCGCGACGTTCAGTTTGGACACCGATTTCGGCTTCGGGCGTGCCGCGCTAACGATGCCCACAGGGGAGGACTGCGGTAGGCTGTGCTGTGGCTACGTGCAGATCATCGCGCGCCCGGAAGGCGACGGCTGGCTCGTCGACATGTACGTCTGGCCCAGGCTCGCCGCCGCGCTGGACTCGGACGTGCGGCGCATCTTCAAGCCTCTGACCGCTGACTACCTCGGCCTCGGTCAGTATAGCCGTCTCTGA